TCTCCGCGCCGATGACAAGGGTGCGCGCTCGAATCGCCGAAAGCACCGGACGGGTGTCGAAATCCATACACGCCTCGACCGATACCACGAAATCACTCGGATCCTCTGTAACCTTGAGAAACAGTTTTCCCTCGGCGGGCAGGAGCGCCTCGTAGAATTGCCTCCTTGCGGGGCCGTACGTTCGAGCGACGAGCTCCAGGTAGACCTCGCGCCAACGTCCGTCTCGGGCGAGCTCAACCCAATGCCCGTACACGTCGTCGGAACCGGGCGGCGTGCGGCACCCGCACAGTGCCAGTACCAGCCGGTTGACCCGGTCGGGGTAAGCCGCGGCGAATTCCTGCGCAATGACGCCGCCCATGGAGATGCCCAGGACGTCGGTCCGGCCGACGGTCTTGTCGATCACCGCGGCGTAGTCACCGGCCATGTCGCGCATGGTCGCCCCGCGAGGAAGTCCGCGGCGCCGGCCGATCCAATACACGGTGCGGCCTTCGGCGAAGCGAGAGCAGAACCAGGTAATGAAACGCCTTCGGCTGGCCAGTTCCTGGAGGGCGTCATTGATTCCCGGAAACACGACGAGAGGCGGTCCGGGTTCGCCGACGCGCCCGTACGGAAACGCATCGAGGAACATCCCGAACTCGGCCTGGGGGAGCTTGGTCATCGCCGAACCAGTTTACGGGACTGTGCGATGCAGGCGAGCCAGGCGGGAAGCAGGGGGGTTGTCCGATTTCGAACGAAATTCTGTCGGGTAAACATGCAAACTCCGCGCAAAGACGGGTATGATTACCAGGCGATCAGGAAGACTCAAATCACTTGGCCTGCAAAGGTTGCAGGTCTGCTGCCGCAGGCGCCAGCGATCCCGGGCAGGGGAACTTGGGCATGGATCAGGCCGTGACATGCCGTTTGACGGAAGAAGAGCTTTGGAGCGGGCTTGATCGGAACGCGCCGGAGATTCTCGAGCACGTTGAAAACTGCCCAACCTGCCAGGAACGTGCCGGATCGTTGCGCGCCACGATTGCCGCAGTTGCGTCTGCATCCGAGCCCGAGGTATGTCCGATTCCGCAGCGCATCGGCCCGTACCTGATCCAGCGCCGACTTGGTCTCGGCGGAATGGGCATTGTCTATGAGGGCGAGCAGGAGAACCCTCGCCGGCTTGTCGCCGTCAAGGTCGTACGCGGAGGCCACTATGTCGACGACTATCGCGTTCGACTCTTCCAGCGCGAAGTGGAGACGCTTGCGAGGCTCAAGCATCCGGCCATCGCGGCGATTTACGAGGCAGGTCGGACGGCAGACGGCCAGCACTACTTTGCGATGGAACTCGTCCGGGGGATGCGGCTCAACGACTACGTCCTGGATCGCCACGTGCCGCTGCGGCAGCGGCTCGAGTTGTTCATGAAGATCTGCGACGCGATCAACTACGCCCACCAGCGCGGGGTGATTCACCGCGACATCAAGCCCAGCAACATTCTCGTGGATGCAGAAGGTAATCCGAAGATTCTTGACTTCGGTCTGGCCCGGATCACGGACTCGGAAATGGGCGCGACCACCACCGGATCACTCGTCGGCCGGATCATGGGCACCCTGCCCTACATGAGCCCGGAAGAAGCCCGGGGAAATCCCGACGAGATCGACGTCCGCGGTGACGTTTACTCGCTCGGCGTCATTCTCTACGAGATGCTCACTGGGAGCCTGCCGTACACTGTCAGCCGGCAGGCCATTCCCGAGGCCATTCGCGTCATCTGCGAGGAAGTGCCACGGCGTCCCAGCCAGTTCGACCGCAGTCTGCGCGGTGATCTGGAGACGATCATCCTGAAATCGCTGGAGAAGGAGCGGGCCCGCCGCTACCAGAGCCCGGCCGCGCTCGCCGAGGATGTCGGGCGATTCCTGCGCAACGAGCCGATCCTGGCGCGGCGGACGAGCACGCTTTACCTCACGCGGAAGTTCGTCCAGCGGCACAGCATCGTCGTGGCCTTGATCGTCCTGATGATAGCAGCCGGCGCGTTCGTCCAATACATGAGCGAGCGCGTTCAAACGGAAGCCAACAATGCTGCGCTGGTGAACAGCATGTTCAACGATCTCGCCACGGCCGCCAGTTTTGAGGAGCTGGCACGCGACTCGCGCAGCGTCGGGCAACCGGAAGTACTGGACAGAGCCGCGGCGCTGGACCGTTCGGCGCGTCTCTACCGTGAGGCTTTGCACACGTACGAGCGAATCGTGGACGAAGGCCCGGAGTCGGTGGCGAACACCGCACGGCAACGGCTGGGAGGCGTAAAGTTGGGTCTGGGCCAGACGCTCATCGTGCGCGGCGTAACCGCTCAGGCGAACGCTCGCCCGAGCGCCCCGGATTTCGATGAGGCCAAACGGCTTATCAAGGACGGGCTGGATCTCTACGAAGAGTACAAACTCGCGATCCCGGAAGCCGAGGCCGGCTCTATCATCAGCGCCTTGCGAATGCTCCGAAGGTTGGAGGAAGCGAACCCGCCAGCCGGTGATATGGCGGAGTTCCGCGACGATGCCGATCTCAATGAAGCCGGGGATTTTGCGGAAGGCCCACCGGCGCCGGGCGGCTCGGCTCCCGTGCCGGAAGAGGGCGGCGCTTCCGAGCCAGGCGGTGACGCGGCGGCCAACGACCTGCTGCCTCCGGCCGGAGACCTCGAACAGGCCTTTAATCTCGGTGAAATCGATGCCATGATACGGCGTGTCGCCTCGCTATCAGGACAAGAGGTGCCCGAACTCCATACCTCGGGCACTTTGCAGTAAACCACCGGGGCAAGGGTTCTGCACATGACGTCGAGCGAATGGGGAGAAACGGCGGAACTTGTCGAGCAGTTGCGGTCGGGCGGGGCCCAGGCCGCGCCGATCTTCGATCGGCAATATCGCGAGTCCCTCGTGCGATTCTGCTGGGGCTATCTCGGCGACATTGCCGACGCCGAGGATGCCGTGCAGGAAATCGCCTTCAAGGTTCTGACGGCTGAGAATATCCCCGATCGTTTTCGGCCCTGGCTCTACCGCGTCGCGCGAAATCACTGCCTCAACCTTCTTCGGGATCGTGCCCGCCGACGCGATCGTTTTGAGCTTCCCACCGACGCCCGCGTTCGTGCCTCCATGACCGGAAATCTCACGCGTCTTGTGCGGGACGAGGACAAGCGAATCGTGATCGAGCTGGTTCAGCGGTTGCCGGAAAGCCAGCGCGAAGTCCTCCGCTTGCGCTATGTGGAGGGGCTCTCTCGAGCGGAGATCGCGGAAGTGCTGGAACTGTCCGAGTCGGTGGTGAAAAGCAGGCTCTTCGAGGGCCTTCAACGGCTTCGAAACTCTACCGGCAGTGCTCAGGACACTTAGAGCCACCACCGCTACGTTAGGTATCCGCATCCTTACTCTAAATCCTACTTGCTTTGACTTACCTCGGGCCCGCGCAATCCTGGCATTACGACGATCGAATTCCATCGACTTTCGGGTCCCTCGACTCACCCGAAGAGCCTGAGTGAATCGCTGCCTTGTTCAGGCTCCAGCCGGTCGCGCGGGGCGATATTCTCGCGCCTGCACTCCGCGCAGGCTCAGTTGGCGCGGGTGATTCATGATGCGGCCGTGCCATTCACCGGACCTGTCCCTTGACGTTGTGGGGCTGCGGGGACGAGGCCGTCCGCCCAAAAAAGCTGCGCGAAATTCTTGAGTTAATTCGCCCGATTGTTCAAGGCGCGCTCCTCTCGGTCCGATGTACGCGCAGTCTGGGAAAAGTGTTCCCTGTCACGAATTGGTTCTTGGAGAATTGATGATGCCTACGTATGCACGACGCACTTTCGGAACGACGACGCGCGGTTACAACCGTTTCGGTGGCTACACCGGCACGGCGGGCAACCGCACCACGAATCGGACCCGCACGACGGGGACGAGCCAGCCGACGACGGCCTACAAGAACGTCTGCAACACGTTCAACAACAAGATCAGCTCGTATCGCACGCTGATCAATCAGACGAAGGGTCCGGCCAAGTTCCCGCGTCCCACGCCCACCACGCTGAACAATTTCGCGAATTGGATCGAGAAGGGCGCCGTCGTGCAGACGTGCAGCCCGCAGCAGGTTGCCCGTTGGGCTCGCACCACGCGGGCGAACTTCAACCCGACGACGTCGTCGGTCACGGCCTGCAAGAACGTGCTGACCAAGAAGTTCGGCAAGAACTGCATCAAGGCCGTCGCCCGGGCGAAGAACGGCGCCTTCATGGTCGCCACGGCCCAGACGAACAACGGCAAGGCTTTCCGTTTCCCCAAGTAGTTCAGGGACCATCCTCACACGCCCAAACTGGGGGGTCTGCGTGACGGATGGGGACACGAATGGGGCGGATCCATGAGGGATCCGCCCCATTTGTATTTGTGCCGCGGGATCGTTCGACCTCGCGAACGTACCGATCTTTCAGGCTTCGATCCTGTCCATCACGGCGCCAAGCGTGGCGCCGATTCCGTCACGAATGATCAACTCAGCGGAGCCGTCCAGGGGCGTTTCGGTGCGGTTGATGAGGACGAGCCTGGCACCTCGAGCGCAAGCGATCCGCGGCAGCGACGCGGCGGGCTCCACCACCAGCGACGATCCAATTGAAAGAAACAGATCGGCCTCCGCCGCGAGTCCGGCGGCCTCGGCCATGACGTCCGCCGGCATGGCTTGCCCGAACGAGATCGTCTTGGATTTCAGCGGGCCGCCGCAGTGGTCACAATCCGGCGCTTCTTCACCCGCCTCGTACCGGGCGATAACCACTTCCGGCGCCCACTCCTTGCCGCAGACGCAGCAGGCGACGACGCGATTCGTGCCGTGCAGCTCCAGCACGCGCCGGCTCCCGGCATCCTGGTGCAGGCCGTCGATGTTCTGCGTGATTACCGCGACGATGCGGCCGAGGTCCTCCAACCGAGCGATCGCGCGGTGGCCATCGTTGGGCCTGGCACCGCGGAACTCGGCGTACATCTCTTGGCGCATCTTCCAATACCGGACCCTTTCCGCCCGCGAGCGCATGAAGTCGTCGTAGTACACGGGTTGATGTTTGGACCATACGCCGCCGGGACTGCGGAAGTCCGAGATGCCGCTTTCCGTGCTCATGCCCGCGCCGGTGAACACGACGGCGTGGCGGGCGTCCCGCAGAAAGCCGGCAAGTTGTTCGATCGGATTCAATGCATCGACCTCACGCACGATGGATGGCAACTCTCCGCCTCATGGGCTGGCCGCGTTGCTCTTTACCCCTATAATGTCCTTAAGCGTTGCAACGCCAAACGGATTGATCGATTCCACGAGGTGCTTCGGAATGGAAAATGTTCTCCTGATCGCCCTCTTCGGCCTGGCGCTCTTCTTTATCTTCAAGCGAGGCGGCGGCTGAGGCACCAAAGGCTGCTAGGCGTGCCCTGGCAACGAAAGTGGACGGCGCCGACCGCATTGCAAGCTCATCATTTCGTCCGCTCGTAAAGATACCCGGCTTCCTCCAGCCGCGCGCGTCCCCCTTCGAACACCGCACATTGCCCCCCGGACCAGATCGAGGCCGAACCGAATCGACCGTCCTTCGCCACGGCGTAGAACTTCACGTCGAAGTTCGGGCGCCCCTGGGAATCCAGCAGCCGTTTCTCCGTGGTCGTTGCCACGATGCGCTTGAGCGCCGATCGGCATGCCTCGGCCGGGCTCATTCCGTGACGCATTCCCTCGACGACGGTGTGTGCTCCGCAGATCTTGATGACCGCTTCGCCGCGTCCCGTCGCGCCGGCCGCGCCGACTTCGTTGTCCACGTACAGCCCGGCTCCGATGATGGGGGAGTCGCCCACGCGTCCCGGGATCTTGAATGCGAGCCCGCTCGTCGTGGTCACGCCGCCGAGATCTCCCCCCGGCGTGACGGCACAGCAGTTGATCGTCCCGTAATGGCGCTTGGCATGCTCGATGGGCGCCGCGCCCTGGCGACTGTCCGCCGGCGGCAGCCAGTCGTCCTCGTTCGAGAGGCCTTCTTTCCATTCCAGCCAGAGCTTCCTCGCGCGATCGGTGAGCAGATTCGTTTCCTCGAAGCCGTGTGCCCGGGCGAAACGCAACGCTCCCTCGCCCACGAGCAGGACGTGGTCGGTGCGCTCCATGACCACGCGCGCGACGCGGGAGGGGTAGACGATATTGTGCAGCGCCGCGACCGCCCCCGCCCGGCAGGTCGGGCCGTGCATCACGCTGGAGTCCAGCTCGACCACGCCGTCTTCGTTGGGCAGACCGCCGAGCCCCACGGTGATGTCGTCCGGATCTTCCTCGACGAGGTTCACGCCGGCGATCACGGCATCCAGCGGGTCTGCGTTCTTGAGAATCATCTGCGCGGCGCGGTCGACGGCGCGGATGCCGTTTGCGCTGGCGATCACGACCGGGCCCCCGGTCCCGCGGGCGGGTTTGATTCCCTGGACTCTTGTCTGTCCGTGGGACTTGGCCGCCAGGGTTCCCGTCGCAATTGCGGCAGCCGCTGCCCGCCCGAGGAACTCACGCCGATCAATCCGGTTCATGGGAAGGGCCCCACAGGGTATTATGTAGCGAACTCGGGCGCAAGCTGCCGATAAGCTCGCTGCGTTGACAATTTGCGTACCCGATGCCGCCGGGTCCGGGGTTATTACAATTTTGTATCCGATCTTCTACTGGGCGCCCATCGTAGTCGATCCTAGAACCCTGGTGCATCGAGCGCTGTCGGCCGCGGTGACGAAGTCAGCCGCCGCGGAGGAAAAAGCAGCTCGCCCGCAATCAGGACAGCGGCGCGGAGACTGCCCCGACAGCGGCGACCACGGAAGGAGCTAGGCAGGCCATGCATCCGCTTGCGTTCATCATGTTCGACCCGATGTATTTCATCATCGTCGGCCCGGCCATCCTGTTGGCCATGTGGGCCCAAGCGGCGGTGAGTTCCGCATTTGCCAAGGGGAAGCGTCGCGCGGCGCGGAGCGGTTTAAGCGGGGCCGAGACCGCCCAGCGGATCCTGAACTACTACGGGATCAGCGATGTCGCCGTGGAGCCCATCCGGACGCAACTCGGCGACCATTACGATCCAAAGCATAAGGTGCTGCGACTGAGCCCGGATGTGTATCACGGGCGGTCGCTGGCGGCGCTCGGCGTGGCTGCGCACGAAGTCGGACATGCCATTCAACACGCCAGCGGTTACGCTCCGCTGACGATGCGCAACCTGATCGTGCCGCTCGCCTCTACGGGCAGCCAATTGTCGTTCCTGCTGATCATTGGCGGGCTGATCTTGTCGTACATGCAGATCGGGCTGGGCATGCCCGTGGCCTTGGCGGGCCTGATCCTATTCGGAGCGGTCGTGCTCTTTCAGATCGTGAACCTGCCGGTGGAGTTCAACGCGTCCAGCCGCGCCCGCGCGATCCTGCTCGATAACAACATGATCACGCGTGAAGAGGATGTGGTGGTTGGCAAGGTACTCAACGCGGCCGCCATGACCTACGTGGCCGCCACGATCACGGCGCTGGCGCAGATGATCTACTTCGCCATGCTGGTCTTCGGCCGCCGGAACTGATCGCGAGGCGAGCGCGTTATCCGACGTGGATGCTCAGGTGGGTTGCGCGTTCGATGTCCGGGGGGCGGTCGGGCCTGGAAGTCACAACCGTTCCATGCGTTCGCGTCGGTGTCGCGCGTTGGATCCGTACGCGAACCAGGTTGCCGGGAATTGCCCTTCCGGACGGGAAGTGGACGCGGAAGTAGCGATCGGTCCGGCCTTGGGCCAGCACCTCGGAATTCACAGGCGCGGGACGGACTGAGGAGTGCCCCGGCGGTCCTTCGTCGCCATCGCCCGCCGTCGATTCAACAATCACGCGCTCCACGGATCCCACCGCCTGTTGCCGGAACGTCAGCGACAGCTCGCGTTCCAGCTCCGCCAACCGATTCATCCGCTCCCGCACGACATCGGACCGAATAAACTGTCGCTGCCAGCGCGCGGCCGCGGTTCCTGCGCGTGGGCTGAAGGGAAAGGCGTGGATCTTGATGAACCCGGCAAATCGCGCGGTTTCGAGCGTCTTTGCAAAGTCGCCTTCGCTTTCTCCAGGGAATCCCACGATCACGTCCGTGGAGATTGCAGGCCGTTGGAGCTTTGTCCGAACCCGCTCGACCATCTCGTGGAAGTTTTCCCGGTCATACTGGCGGTTCATTCGCCGAAGCACGTCTTCGCTGCCGGATTGCAGCGGCAGATGCAGGTGGGGGACGCAATTCTCGTGACGGCGGAGAACGTCGAGGAGGGCGTGGCCGACGTCGCCGGGCTCCAAGCTCGAAAGCCGCAGCCGCGCAAGTCCTTCGACCTGAGCGAGGGCATCGACGAGTTCGGCCAGGGGTGCGTCATGGCGGTGAATGCGGCGCCGCAGGGCCGTCTCCCGCCCGTAGGCGCCGAGGAAAATGCCGGTCAGGACGATTTCGCGATGACCCGCGGCGACCAGTTGCCGCGCCTCGGCTACGGCATCATGAACTGACTTGGAGCGCAAGTCCGGGCGCAACCGGGGAATGATGCAGTAGGTGCAATGCGCGTCGCAGCCGTCCTGGATTTTGAGGAAGGCGCGCTGGTGCCGATCGAAACGGCGGATCAATCCGATCGGGGTGCCCGCCTTGACACCCTCATCTTCGAGCGGAATAATCGGAAGTGGATGTATCGGCGGAGCTTGCCGCAATCGTCGGTCGTGGGTCGCCGGACCGGGCGTCGCCAAGCCTGATGTGGTCCTCGTTCCAATTGCCTGCCCAGGTATGTTATCCCCGGCGTCATGCGCGACGTGATTGTTCTCCGAAGACGGCGTGCCGGAGCTTACCGGCGGACGCGCTTCCAACAGCAGGCAAAGGCTCTTCCGAAGATCGGTTCCGTGCCCCCAGACGGCGTCGACGCCGTCGATACGGCGAAAGCGATCCGCGTCGGCCGAGGCGCCGCAGCCAAAGACGACGATTTGCTCGGCCGGTCCACCCAGGAGGCGTCGAACCTCCTGCCCGCTGCGGCGCAGCGCGTTCGTGGTGACTGCACAGGTGTTCACGACGGCGATGGAAGCCTGCTCGCCTTGGAGAGCGGGCTTGCCCCCGAGCGACTCGAGGATCTCGCGAACCTGTTGCGACTCGTACTGATTAACTTTACAGCCGAGTGTGCTCACCCGATACTTCCAGCCCATGATGCCCAGCCTATCCGACGGACTCGGATGGGGAAAGTCGCTTGGCGGTCGTCGGGCGACGAATGCTGGCCCGCAACCCGCCGGACAGAGCGCACGGCGGAACACTGGAGTTCTCGAGCATGGCTACTCCCCAAACCGCATGGGGCATTGATCTGGGACGCGCCGCCCTCAAGGCCGTCAAGCTGCGACTCGGGACCGACGGCGCCGTCGAGGTCGTCGCGGCCGACCTGATCGAACACGCCCAGATCCTGACGCAGCCTGACGCCGATCGAACGGAGCTGATCAGCAGCGCTCTGGAGAAGTTCCTTTCGCGCAATGACATCTCCAAGGATCGGGTGGTCGTCAGCGTTGCCGGACAAAACACCCTCGCCCGATTCACGAAGTTGCCGCCGGTCGCACCGAAGCGAATCCCGGACATCGTCCGTTACGAGGCGGACCAACAGATTCCATTCGATATGGACGAGGTCATCTGGGACTATCAGACCTTCCAGGCCGAGGGTCTGCCTGACATCGAAGTCGGCATCTTTGCCATGAAGCGCGAGCTGCTTCGGGAGCATCTGCTTTACTTTGAGCAGGCCGCCATCGAGCCCGTCGCCGTTCAGACCACGCCCCTGGCCGTGTACAACACCGGGTTCTATTCGGAGCTGATCTCGGAGCAGACGACCATTCTCCTCGACGTCGGCGCCGAGAATACCGACCTGGTGATCGCCACGCGCAATGGGCTGTGGACGCGAACCATCGCCATCGGCGGCAACCGTTTCACCGAAGCCCTGGTCAAGGCGTTCAAGCTTTCCTTCGGCAAAGCCGAGGCCTTGAAGCGCTCCGCGGACACCAGCAAGTATCGGCGTCAGATCTTCCAGGCCATGCGGCCCGTATTCTCCGACCTTGTGCAGGAACTCCAGCGTTCCATCGGCTTCTATTCATCGACGCACCGCGACGCCGAGATTGACCGCGTGATCGGTCTGGGCGCCGGGTTCCAGCTCTCGGGATTGAACAAGTACATCACGCAGAACCTGGGGATCGAGACCGAAGTTCCCAAGAGCTTCGCGAAACTGAGCGTGCCCGCTCCGATTCCGGCGATGGAGTTTCAGCCGGCGTTTGCCGCGGCTATCGGCCTCGCGTTGCAGGGAATCGACCAAGCCCGCGTGACCAGCAATCTTTTGCCCGTCGAGATCGCCAAGCAGATTGTGTGGCGCAAGAAAAAGCCCACCTTCGCGGCAGCGGCGGCTTGTCTGGTTCTGGCCGGCGGGATCGTCTGGTTCCGCCAGACTTCGGATATGCGGGCGCTGGCATCGGGGGCGCGGGAGGCCGAGCAAGTTCGCGTGGCGGGCGTCGACGACGCCGTCAACGTCATCAACAACGGCCCGCCGCCGAGTCTTGGGGATCGCGCCAAGGCCGCCGAAGTCAACCAGGCCGGAGACATCCTCCGCAAGGAACTCAGCGACCTGCGCGGACAGGGCGTCAGCGAGCGCAGCACCACGGAGACCCTGGTCCAGCTTCAGGAAAACAAGGTTCTTATTCCGCGCATCATGGAAGTCGTACACCAGTCCCTTCCCCAGCCGGACCCGGTACTGGCATCGGCGGATACCGGTCCGGAGCTCGCGGAGAAGATCAAGGAAGGGGGGCCGCCTCGGTCCCAGCGGCGCATCGTGCGGATTCAGTCGATGGATATCCAGTATACGTCGGACATCCACCTGCTGATCTGGCCCAATCTTGTCGAGGCACCGCCGCCGCTCCTTCCGCAAGAGGAGATCAAGCCGGGCATGTGGTTGCGTATCACCTGCCGAACGCCCAATGCCGGCGGTGCCGCGTTTATCAATGAGAATTTCATCAAACCGTTACGCGAGAACGGCCGGAAGCCCGGGCAAGGCTTCTATTTCGACCGCATCAACCTGGTCGACGGACGCAAGCTCGAGGCGGAGCTGGAGGCGCCTGCCAGCCCCTTCGGTCGTCCGGGCTCCCGCGGGGTGGATGAGACCTTGAAGTACGATCCGGTTACGAACGAGCTTTGGACGGACGATTGGGAATTCAGCATCAATGCGGACGTGGTCCTTTCGGATATTCCCGAAGAGTTCCTCGAGGTGGCGGAATCTCCGGAAGGGGAACCGGGAAGTGAGGGCACCGAGGGCGGTTGATCGTCGCGGCCCAGCCGAACGGCGATTTCTCCGGGGACCGCACGGGAGCATATTGAATGGACTTCCTCAAGCGACATGCTTTTTACATCGCCTCTATCGGCCTGGCACTGCTGGGCATCGCCTTGCTTGTGACCGGAGTCCAGGCCATGGGTCGGGTGCCCAAGGAGATGGACAAGGCGCGCAGCCTCTACAGCAGCCTCAACCAGTTGAGCGGGTCGGCTGTGAACGACCGCGTGATCCGCGCCGAAGAGGAACGCATCGCCGCGGCCCGTGCCGACTACGACGCCGTACTCGCCAAGGCCAATACGCTGTATGGCTGGGAGCCGCTGGTCGAAGGCGTCTTTCCGACCGGGACGGATGAGCAGCGGCGCAAGTTCCGCCGTGAATACAACAAGGCCATGCGTGCCCTGCTCGATACGGAGAAGCTCCGCTGGGGGCAACCGGCCGACCAGGCTGCCATCGACCTCATGAAGGATCGGATTGAGGATGAGCTCTACCGCGAGCAGTTCGGGAAAGAGGGGGAGGGGGCGGCGCGACCGCCTCGGCCAGTCACCGGGCCGGAAAAGACGCCGGCCGGCATCCTGACGTACGCCGGAGCCAGGCTCGACGCCGCCGCCCGGGCGAATATGGCGGCCGCCCAGCGGATCTATCTCTATGCCACGCCCATCGACGCGCCGGCCACGCGGGAATACAAGCCCGTTCCCAGTCTCGACTTCTACGGCACGATGACCGAAACGGGCACCGTCGATGCACCATTTCCGGAAGATTGCTGGCATGCCCAGATCGCCTACTGGGTTCAAAAGGATGTCATCCAGGCCATCGAAGCCACCAACAACGAAGTGGCCGATGAGCTCAAGGCGAACGAGACGCCCCGCTGGGTGGGAACGATGGCCGTCAAGGACATCATTTCGATCCGGGTCTTTACCGGATACATCGAACCGGAAGAGGAGTCCTCGATCATCGGTGCGGCGCCGGGTGGGCGCGATCCGGCCCTGCCGCCCGCCACCTCCGCCAACGTCTTCACGCACAACGCGAACAGCCCCCTTTACGAGGTGAAGCAGTTCACCCTCAAGCTGGTGATGGACCAGCGGGAAATCAGCCGCTTTGTTGAAAAGCTCTGTGCCAACAGCTTCTACACACTGCTTCGTGTTTCTTATGTCGCCGAGCCGGTGAATCGCAACATGATGGGCAAGATCTACGGTTCCGGTCCGGTTGTCAGTGTCGTCATGGATTTCGATGTGGTGATGCTGGGCGACGTCTTCCGCCCGCTCATGCCGCCGATCGTTTGCGACAATTACGGGATTTCGTGCCCGGCGCCCCCGGAGGAAGAACCATAGTCGGGCGGGCTGGTTCGATTGCGGTGTTCGATGTAGGGCGTTCGGCAGCGGATGATCACCTGATTGGGAGTTAACGTACCATGGCCAAACAGATTGTTGGTCCCCTGGAACGACATCTGGAGAAAGCAGTCATCGGCCTCGCCGCCCTCGTGCTTCTGGGTTGTGTGGTCCGTTACCTGATCGCTTCGCCCAATCAGATGGACCTCGGAAACGGCAAGCCCGTTTCCCCCGGGCAGGTCGACGACGTGCTCGCGACCAAGGCCAACGAGGTGCGCGAACGACTTCGCCAGGCCACGCCTCAGTCGCAGATTCCTCAGCCGCTGGAAGTCGAGTTCGAGCAGATGCTCAACC
The window above is part of the Phycisphaerae bacterium genome. Proteins encoded here:
- the pilM gene encoding type IV pilus assembly protein PilM, which translates into the protein MATPQTAWGIDLGRAALKAVKLRLGTDGAVEVVAADLIEHAQILTQPDADRTELISSALEKFLSRNDISKDRVVVSVAGQNTLARFTKLPPVAPKRIPDIVRYEADQQIPFDMDEVIWDYQTFQAEGLPDIEVGIFAMKRELLREHLLYFEQAAIEPVAVQTTPLAVYNTGFYSELISEQTTILLDVGAENTDLVIATRNGLWTRTIAIGGNRFTEALVKAFKLSFGKAEALKRSADTSKYRRQIFQAMRPVFSDLVQELQRSIGFYSSTHRDAEIDRVIGLGAGFQLSGLNKYITQNLGIETEVPKSFAKLSVPAPIPAMEFQPAFAAAIGLALQGIDQARVTSNLLPVEIAKQIVWRKKKPTFAAAAACLVLAGGIVWFRQTSDMRALASGAREAEQVRVAGVDDAVNVINNGPPPSLGDRAKAAEVNQAGDILRKELSDLRGQGVSERSTTETLVQLQENKVLIPRIMEVVHQSLPQPDPVLASADTGPELAEKIKEGGPPRSQRRIVRIQSMDIQYTSDIHLLIWPNLVEAPPPLLPQEEIKPGMWLRITCRTPNAGGAAFINENFIKPLRENGRKPGQGFYFDRINLVDGRKLEAELEAPASPFGRPGSRGVDETLKYDPVTNELWTDDWEFSINADVVLSDIPEEFLEVAESPEGEPGSEGTEGG